A section of the Verrucomicrobiota bacterium genome encodes:
- a CDS encoding tetratricopeptide repeat protein: MHRERMDALCEKGILLLVLGALGYAPLAIGAVRAVDMVVLQLIAASVLLLWAARVWLKPDFRLLWPPVCNAVLLFVLYAAWRHSNADVEYVSRLEVLRVLVYAVFFFAVVNNLNRQEAVQGVVFALVFIGLALSIYAVFQFMTRSEFVLKLLKPEVYANRASGTYVCPNHLAGFLEMVLPLALAWTLSGRLPHTKKIMLGYSALMMVAGIGVTLSRGGWVATISGLVLFGALYSRRRSVRLPALAFLMLVTLGSIWFVSTAQYSKDRFKGLFQSGKFDDTRFHIWKPAAKMWLDHPWTGVGPGHFDARFAQYRPESMQRRPVRAHNDYLNTLADWGVVGAGLVAAAFALLFAGALKSWKYVTRSQGDLGGSQGNRSAFLLGAVVSLATLLVHSMVDFNFHIPANALVAVTLMALIAGHWRYVPEGAWMALKPAARAALGILFLAGALLLLNQSMQRLTEDSLLRRATKVREASNAYISWHQQAHETNPRNADTAYQLGEAFRTLSFTGGEGYELLADDAMRWFAKASALNKWDPYPLFRTGMCLDWLGRHDEAATWFERAAALAPNNYFIIAHLGWHEAQAGEWAKAIRHFERSLALEWNNNPVAASYLEIARQRLKEEQK, translated from the coding sequence ATGCATCGCGAGCGGATGGACGCCTTGTGCGAGAAGGGAATCCTCCTGCTCGTGCTCGGCGCGCTCGGTTACGCGCCGCTCGCGATTGGCGCGGTGCGGGCGGTGGACATGGTGGTGCTGCAGTTGATCGCGGCGTCCGTGCTATTGCTCTGGGCGGCGAGGGTGTGGCTCAAGCCCGACTTCCGCCTCCTCTGGCCCCCGGTGTGCAACGCCGTCCTCCTGTTCGTCCTTTACGCGGCGTGGCGGCACAGCAACGCCGACGTCGAATACGTCTCCCGGCTCGAAGTGCTCCGCGTCCTGGTTTACGCCGTGTTTTTCTTCGCCGTGGTGAACAACCTGAACCGCCAGGAGGCGGTGCAGGGCGTCGTCTTTGCCCTCGTGTTCATCGGGCTCGCGCTCTCCATTTACGCCGTGTTTCAGTTCATGACGCGTTCGGAATTCGTGCTCAAGCTTCTCAAGCCGGAAGTGTATGCGAACCGCGCCTCCGGCACTTACGTCTGCCCGAATCATCTCGCGGGTTTTCTCGAGATGGTGCTGCCCCTCGCGCTGGCGTGGACGCTCTCCGGCCGCCTGCCGCACACCAAGAAAATCATGCTCGGCTACTCCGCACTGATGATGGTCGCGGGCATCGGCGTCACGCTGTCGCGCGGCGGCTGGGTGGCGACCATCTCCGGCTTGGTGCTTTTCGGCGCGCTCTACTCGCGACGAAGGAGCGTGCGCCTTCCCGCGCTTGCGTTCCTGATGCTGGTGACGCTGGGTTCGATCTGGTTTGTCAGCACCGCGCAGTATTCCAAGGATCGTTTCAAGGGGCTCTTCCAGTCCGGCAAGTTTGACGATACCCGGTTCCACATTTGGAAACCCGCCGCAAAGATGTGGCTCGACCACCCGTGGACCGGCGTCGGCCCGGGCCACTTCGACGCGCGGTTCGCGCAATACCGGCCCGAGTCGATGCAGCGCAGGCCGGTGCGCGCTCACAACGATTACCTCAACACCCTCGCGGACTGGGGCGTGGTCGGCGCGGGACTTGTGGCCGCAGCGTTCGCGCTGCTCTTCGCCGGGGCGTTGAAGTCGTGGAAATACGTGACGCGTTCGCAGGGCGACCTCGGCGGGAGCCAGGGGAATCGCTCGGCATTCCTGCTCGGCGCGGTGGTTTCGCTCGCGACGTTGCTGGTGCATTCGATGGTGGACTTCAACTTCCACATCCCAGCCAACGCGCTCGTGGCCGTCACCCTCATGGCGCTCATCGCAGGGCACTGGCGCTACGTGCCGGAAGGCGCGTGGATGGCGCTCAAGCCCGCCGCGCGCGCGGCCCTCGGAATCCTGTTCCTCGCGGGGGCGCTGCTGCTGCTCAACCAGTCCATGCAGCGGCTCACGGAGGATTCGCTGCTTCGCCGGGCGACGAAAGTCCGCGAGGCTTCCAATGCCTACATCTCGTGGCACCAACAGGCGCACGAGACGAATCCGAGGAACGCCGACACGGCCTACCAGCTCGGCGAGGCGTTCCGCACGCTGAGCTTCACCGGCGGCGAAGGCTACGAGTTGCTCGCGGATGATGCGATGCGGTGGTTCGCGAAAGCCTCCGCGCTCAACAAGTGGGACCCGTATCCTCTCTTCCGCACCGGCATGTGCCTCGACTGGCTCGGGAGGCACGACGAGGCGGCGACGTGGTTCGAGCGCGCGGCGGCTCTTGCTCCGAACAACTACTTCATCATCGCCCACCTCGGCTGGCACGAGGCGCAAGCCGGCGAATGGGCAAAGGCCATACGCCATTTCGAGCGCTCTCTCGCCCTCGAGTGGAATAACAATCCCGTGGCGGCTTCGTATCTCGAAATCGCGCGGCAACGGTTGAAGGAGGAACAGAAGTGA
- a CDS encoding 3-isopropylmalate dehydratase, producing the protein MTLTEKLLARASGRARVQAGDNVWVKADVLMTHDVCGPGTIGVFKREFGQQAKVWDRHRVVIIPDHYIFTADSLSNRNVDILREFVREQDIPHFYDVIDDPAGSWKFDASRGNLKRQYGSHYAGVCHAALPQKGHTRPGEVLFGTDSHTCMAGAFNEFATGIGNTDAGFVMGTGKLLLKVPETMHFRLEGKLLPGVMAKDIILHCIGEIGFDGATYRAMQFDGPGVASLSMDDRMTIANMAIEAGGKNGIFEFDARTAEMVDARTRLNGTKSTYEPVERDAAESFCYDLVVDLDKLEPTVACHPDPGQRKKAKDMGDVKLDRAYVGSCTGGKTSDFIEFARVLRGRRVAIDTFGVPATPEIVHDLQSTRWGDRTIWQILEDAGVRMTENAGCAACLGGPVDTFGRINQPGLKCISATNRNFPGRMGHKESQVFLASPATVAASAIAGKVADPREYLPG; encoded by the coding sequence ATGACCCTGACTGAAAAACTCCTGGCCCGCGCGTCCGGCAGGGCGCGCGTGCAGGCCGGCGACAATGTGTGGGTGAAGGCCGACGTGCTCATGACGCACGACGTCTGCGGCCCCGGCACCATCGGCGTCTTCAAGCGCGAGTTCGGCCAGCAGGCGAAAGTGTGGGACCGCCACCGCGTCGTGATCATCCCGGATCACTACATCTTCACGGCCGACTCCCTGTCGAACCGCAATGTGGACATCCTCCGCGAGTTCGTGCGCGAGCAGGACATTCCGCACTTCTACGACGTGATCGACGACCCGGCGGGCTCGTGGAAGTTCGACGCGTCGCGCGGCAACCTGAAGCGGCAATACGGTTCCCACTACGCCGGCGTCTGCCACGCCGCGCTCCCGCAGAAGGGCCACACGCGCCCCGGCGAGGTGCTCTTCGGCACCGACTCGCACACGTGCATGGCGGGTGCGTTCAACGAATTCGCCACCGGCATCGGCAACACGGACGCGGGCTTCGTGATGGGCACGGGCAAGCTGCTGCTGAAGGTGCCGGAGACGATGCATTTCCGCCTCGAAGGCAAGCTGCTGCCCGGCGTGATGGCCAAGGACATCATCCTCCATTGCATCGGGGAGATCGGCTTCGACGGCGCGACGTATCGCGCGATGCAGTTCGACGGCCCCGGTGTCGCGAGCCTCTCGATGGATGACCGCATGACGATCGCGAACATGGCGATCGAGGCCGGCGGCAAGAACGGCATCTTTGAGTTCGACGCACGCACGGCCGAGATGGTGGACGCGCGCACCAGGCTCAACGGAACCAAGTCCACCTACGAACCCGTCGAGCGCGACGCGGCCGAGTCGTTCTGCTACGACCTTGTGGTGGACCTGGACAAGCTGGAGCCGACCGTCGCGTGCCATCCCGACCCCGGGCAACGCAAGAAGGCGAAGGACATGGGCGATGTGAAGCTCGACCGCGCCTACGTGGGCTCCTGCACGGGCGGCAAGACGAGCGACTTCATCGAGTTCGCGCGCGTGCTTCGGGGCCGCCGCGTCGCGATCGACACGTTTGGCGTTCCCGCGACTCCCGAGATCGTGCACGACTTGCAGTCCACGCGCTGGGGCGACCGGACGATCTGGCAGATTCTGGAGGACGCCGGCGTGCGCATGACGGAGAACGCCGGTTGCGCCGCGTGCCTGGGCGGACCGGTGGACACGTTTGGCCGCATCAACCAGCCCGGGCTCAAGTGCATCAGCGCGACGAACCGGAACTTCCCCGGCCGCATGGGCCACAAGGAATCGCAGGTGTTCCTCGCCTCGCCCGCGACGGTCGCAGCCAGCGCCATCGCCGGGAAAGTCGCGGACCCGCGGGAGTATTTGCCGGGCTGA
- a CDS encoding aminotransferase class I/II-fold pyridoxal phosphate-dependent enzyme: MNFEAGQFIARTVRDIPRSGIREFFDLVQGQRDIISLGVGEPDFVTPWHIREAAIYALERGRTSYTSNLGLLKLREAIAHYVERKFNVSYDPQRQILVAVGVSEALDIALRAIINPGDEVLYHEPCYVSYSPGIAMTHGVPVAVSCRPEDHFAVRAEAIERAITPRSKALLLNFPTNPTGGTMTRGELLKISEVVLKHNLLVITDEIYSELTFEGEHVSLASLPGMRERTIFLHGFSKAYAMTGFRIGYACGPAELIEAMMRIHQYSMLCASIISQEAALEALKHGETDTAEMREQYRARRNLIVNAFNAMGLACHLPRGSFYAFPCIQSTGLTSKDFATRLLKEEKVACVPGGAFGPTGEGYLRCCFATALDQIEAACERMGRFVNRARA; the protein is encoded by the coding sequence GTGAACTTCGAGGCAGGCCAGTTCATCGCCCGCACCGTGCGCGACATCCCGCGCTCGGGCATCCGTGAGTTCTTCGACCTTGTGCAGGGGCAGCGCGACATCATCTCGCTCGGGGTCGGCGAGCCGGACTTCGTCACGCCGTGGCACATTCGCGAGGCGGCCATCTACGCGCTGGAACGCGGGCGCACGAGCTACACCTCGAACCTCGGCCTGCTCAAGCTGCGCGAAGCCATCGCCCATTACGTCGAGCGCAAGTTCAACGTCAGCTACGACCCGCAGCGGCAAATCCTCGTCGCCGTCGGCGTGAGCGAGGCGCTCGACATCGCGCTGCGGGCCATCATCAACCCTGGCGACGAGGTGCTCTATCACGAGCCGTGTTACGTGAGCTACTCGCCGGGCATCGCGATGACGCATGGCGTGCCCGTGGCCGTGAGCTGCCGGCCCGAGGACCACTTCGCCGTGCGCGCCGAGGCCATCGAGCGCGCCATCACACCGCGGAGCAAGGCGTTGCTGCTCAACTTCCCCACCAACCCCACCGGCGGCACGATGACGCGAGGCGAGTTGCTGAAGATTTCCGAGGTCGTGCTCAAGCACAACCTGCTCGTCATCACGGACGAGATTTACAGCGAGCTGACGTTCGAGGGCGAGCACGTGAGCCTCGCGAGCCTGCCGGGGATGCGCGAGCGCACGATCTTCCTGCACGGCTTCAGCAAGGCGTACGCGATGACGGGCTTCCGCATCGGCTACGCCTGCGGCCCGGCGGAGCTGATCGAGGCGATGATGCGCATCCACCAATACTCGATGCTCTGCGCCAGCATCATCAGCCAGGAAGCCGCGCTCGAGGCGCTCAAGCACGGCGAGACCGATACGGCGGAGATGCGCGAGCAATACCGCGCCCGCCGCAACCTGATCGTGAATGCGTTCAACGCGATGGGCCTTGCGTGCCACCTCCCGCGCGGCAGCTTTTACGCGTTCCCGTGCATCCAGAGCACCGGGCTCACCTCGAAGGATTTCGCGACGCGGCTGTTGAAGGAGGAGAAGGTCGCATGCGTGCCCGGCGGCGCGTTCGGCCCGACCGGCGAAGGCTACCTGCGCTGCTGCTTCGCCACGGCGCTCGATCAGATCGAGGCAGCGTGCGAACGGATGGGCCGGTTTGTGAACCGGGCCCGGGCCTAG
- a CDS encoding galactose mutarotase, with the protein MNAAPAAAPAKRGITRTPFGKTADGKAVDLYTVVNKNGLTAKLTTYGATLTEMHTPDRGGTFADVTLGFDNLEAYLKGHPFFGCTTGRYANRIAKGEFKLDGKTYTLAKNNGPNHLHGGIKGFDKQVWHAGPFEKARELSVVFTYVSPDGEEGYPGTLTCIVIYTLTDDDELRIDYEAKTDKATVVNLTNHAYWNLAGAGEGDILAHELLINASRFTPVDGTSIPLGELKPVAGGPMDFTKAKPISRDFAAMTGAPGGYDHNYVINQARPGELTLAAELRDPKSGRVMRVSTTEPGVQLYTGNYLDGSVKGKGGKTYAKNAALCLETQHYPDSPNRPSFPSVVLRPGKTYTHTTVHKFSAR; encoded by the coding sequence ATGAACGCCGCACCCGCCGCCGCACCCGCCAAGCGCGGCATCACCAGGACGCCGTTCGGCAAGACCGCGGACGGCAAGGCCGTTGACCTCTACACGGTGGTGAACAAGAACGGCCTCACGGCGAAACTCACGACCTACGGCGCGACGCTCACCGAGATGCACACGCCGGACCGCGGCGGCACGTTCGCCGATGTGACGCTCGGCTTCGACAACCTCGAGGCGTATCTCAAGGGCCATCCTTTTTTCGGATGCACCACGGGCCGTTACGCGAACCGCATCGCCAAGGGGGAGTTCAAACTCGACGGCAAGACCTACACGTTGGCGAAGAACAACGGGCCGAATCACCTTCACGGCGGGATCAAGGGCTTTGACAAACAGGTCTGGCACGCGGGTCCGTTCGAGAAGGCCCGCGAGCTGTCCGTGGTGTTCACCTACGTCAGCCCCGACGGCGAGGAAGGCTACCCGGGCACGCTCACGTGCATTGTCATCTACACGCTCACGGATGACGACGAGTTGCGCATCGACTACGAGGCGAAGACCGACAAGGCGACCGTCGTGAACCTGACGAATCACGCGTATTGGAACCTGGCCGGCGCCGGCGAGGGCGACATCCTCGCGCACGAGCTGTTGATCAATGCGAGCCGCTTCACGCCCGTGGACGGGACGAGCATCCCGCTCGGCGAGTTGAAACCCGTCGCGGGCGGGCCGATGGACTTCACGAAGGCGAAACCGATTTCCAGGGACTTCGCCGCGATGACCGGCGCACCCGGCGGGTATGACCACAACTACGTGATCAACCAGGCGCGCCCCGGCGAACTCACGCTCGCGGCCGAACTGCGCGACCCGAAGAGCGGCCGCGTGATGCGTGTCTCAACCACCGAACCGGGCGTCCAACTCTACACCGGAAACTACCTCGACGGCTCGGTGAAGGGCAAAGGCGGGAAAACTTACGCGAAGAACGCCGCGCTCTGCCTCGAGACGCAGCACTATCCCGATTCCCCGAACCGGCCCAGTTTCCCATCCGTGGTGTTGCGCCCGGGAAAGACCTACACGCACACCACCGTCCACAAGTTCTCGGCGCGATAG
- a CDS encoding ABC transporter permease yields MKKLLGIFSLLVVVCVVTAFASDSFLSGYNLENLVRRTALFGIISIGVAFVIVTGGIDLSIGSVICLVGCGLPWLLTTHEWPLPAALLTVALVSAGIGFAHGLLITKLRIQPFVVTLCGLLLYRGLARGFTADQTVGFGADFKGLRTLATGKIPIPFIHGFEIPAPVIFLLVVAVLAAVFLNRTVFGRHLLALGRNEDAARYSGINTDRMVVLAYVISSSLAGLGGVLFVLDVNSAQPVDFGNFYELYAIAAAVLGGCSLRGGEGSILGVILGAALMQVLRNMITLATTRNNIEFAIIGAVILTGVIADELVKRFAAKRRLARESAEHARGP; encoded by the coding sequence ATGAAAAAGCTCCTCGGCATCTTCAGCCTGCTGGTGGTCGTGTGCGTCGTCACGGCGTTCGCGAGCGACAGCTTCCTGAGCGGCTACAACCTGGAAAACCTCGTCCGGCGCACGGCGCTGTTCGGCATCATCAGCATCGGCGTGGCGTTCGTCATCGTGACGGGCGGCATTGACCTCTCCATCGGCTCGGTGATCTGCCTTGTCGGCTGCGGGCTGCCGTGGCTGCTCACCACGCACGAGTGGCCGCTGCCGGCCGCGCTGCTGACCGTCGCGCTGGTGTCGGCGGGCATCGGGTTCGCACACGGGCTGCTCATCACCAAGCTGCGCATCCAGCCGTTCGTGGTGACGCTCTGCGGCCTGCTGCTGTATCGCGGGCTCGCGCGCGGCTTCACGGCGGACCAGACCGTCGGTTTCGGCGCGGATTTCAAGGGGCTCCGCACGCTCGCGACGGGCAAGATTCCCATTCCGTTCATCCACGGGTTCGAGATTCCCGCGCCGGTGATCTTCCTGCTCGTTGTCGCGGTGCTCGCGGCGGTGTTTCTGAATCGCACCGTGTTCGGCCGCCACCTGCTCGCGCTCGGCCGCAACGAGGACGCGGCGCGCTACAGCGGCATCAACACCGACCGCATGGTCGTGCTCGCCTACGTCATCAGCTCGTCGCTCGCGGGACTCGGCGGCGTGTTGTTCGTGCTGGATGTCAACTCGGCCCAGCCGGTGGACTTCGGGAACTTCTACGAGCTTTACGCCATCGCGGCCGCGGTGCTCGGCGGGTGCAGCCTGCGCGGCGGGGAAGGCTCCATCCTCGGCGTCATCCTCGGCGCGGCGCTGATGCAGGTGTTGCGGAACATGATCACGCTCGCGACGACGCGGAACAACATCGAGTTTGCGATCATCGGCGCGGTGATCCTCACCGGCGTGATCGCGGATGAACTGGTGAAGCGATTCGCCGCGAAGCGCCGCCTCGCGAGGGAGTCAGCCGAGCACGCCCGCGGGCCGTGA
- a CDS encoding sugar ABC transporter ATP-binding protein: MAAPLLEARSLTKSFPGVRALKGVSLSVQRGEVLAVIGENGAGKSTLMKILAGVQTADSGEILLDGQPAAIRSVHDALSRGIALIHQELNLADNLDVAANIFLGREPLRFGLLDHARMRREARKFLDAVGLDTSPDALVGSLAIGQQQLVEIAKALSTNARVLIMDEPTSSLSSREAENLFKVIGDLRARGVSIVYISHRLGEVNALADRVTVLRDGENAGELARDQVGHAAMVKLMVGRDLSQFYAHEPHPPGDAALEVLRVRTPAHPAHEVSLAVRAGEIVGMAGLVGAGRTELLLALFGATPALDGIIRVAGREVSPRSPLEAIEAGLALVPEDRKRQGVILQMAVRENISLVSVRHDQRGGFLDRRREAELSREMIGALRIKTPTDLQVAQFLSGGNQQKVVLAKWLAVQPRVLLLDEPTRGIDVGAKQEIYKLMEELARKGVAVLFVSSEMEEVLGMSDRVIVMHEGRLAGELPRAAATEEAVMQLATGGLN; the protein is encoded by the coding sequence ATGGCAGCTCCGCTACTCGAGGCCCGCTCCCTCACCAAGTCCTTCCCCGGCGTGCGCGCGCTCAAGGGCGTGAGCCTGTCCGTGCAGCGCGGCGAAGTGCTCGCAGTCATCGGCGAGAACGGCGCGGGCAAGAGCACGCTCATGAAGATCCTCGCCGGCGTGCAGACGGCCGACTCCGGCGAAATCCTGCTCGACGGCCAGCCTGCCGCCATCCGCAGCGTTCACGACGCGCTCTCCCGAGGCATCGCGCTCATCCATCAGGAACTCAACCTCGCCGACAACCTCGACGTGGCGGCGAACATCTTCCTCGGGCGCGAGCCGTTGCGTTTTGGCTTGCTCGATCACGCGCGCATGCGCCGCGAGGCCCGGAAGTTCCTGGACGCCGTCGGGCTTGACACTTCGCCCGATGCGCTGGTCGGCTCGCTCGCAATCGGCCAGCAGCAGCTCGTGGAAATCGCGAAGGCGCTCTCGACCAACGCCCGCGTGCTGATCATGGACGAGCCCACGTCCAGCCTGTCCTCGCGCGAGGCGGAGAACCTCTTCAAAGTGATCGGCGACTTGCGCGCGCGCGGGGTGAGCATCGTCTACATCTCGCACCGGCTTGGCGAAGTGAACGCCCTCGCCGACCGCGTGACCGTGCTTCGCGACGGCGAGAATGCCGGCGAACTTGCGCGCGACCAGGTCGGTCACGCCGCCATGGTGAAGCTGATGGTCGGGCGTGACCTCTCACAGTTTTACGCGCACGAACCGCATCCGCCCGGCGATGCCGCGCTTGAAGTCTTGCGCGTGCGCACGCCCGCCCATCCCGCGCACGAAGTCAGCCTCGCCGTGCGCGCCGGCGAGATTGTCGGGATGGCGGGACTCGTGGGCGCGGGGCGGACGGAGTTGCTGCTTGCGTTGTTCGGGGCAACGCCCGCGCTTGACGGGATCATTCGCGTGGCGGGCCGTGAAGTTTCGCCACGTTCGCCGCTCGAAGCCATCGAAGCCGGGCTTGCGCTCGTGCCCGAGGACCGCAAGCGGCAGGGCGTCATCCTGCAGATGGCTGTGCGCGAGAACATCAGCCTGGTGAGCGTGCGGCACGATCAGCGGGGCGGATTCCTCGACCGCCGCCGCGAGGCGGAGTTGAGCCGCGAGATGATCGGCGCGCTGCGCATCAAGACGCCCACGGACCTGCAAGTGGCGCAGTTCCTCTCGGGCGGCAACCAGCAGAAGGTCGTGCTGGCGAAGTGGCTTGCCGTCCAGCCGCGCGTGCTGCTGCTCGACGAGCCGACGCGCGGCATTGATGTCGGCGCGAAGCAGGAGATTTACAAGCTCATGGAAGAACTCGCGCGCAAGGGCGTGGCGGTGCTGTTCGTGTCGAGCGAGATGGAGGAAGTGCTCGGCATGAGCGACCGCGTGATCGTCATGCACGAAGGCCGCCTCGCCGGCGAACTCCCGCGCGCCGCGGCGACCGAAGAAGCGGTGATGCAACTGGCGACAGGAGGGCTGAATTGA
- a CDS encoding substrate-binding domain-containing protein, with the protein MNLPRLLPAALLSVALAVTACKQEPAPAPGAPPAAQPNAAKPAKKFKVAFVSNGVASFWNIAAVGVKHAGEKLGVDAQSLMPAEGISDQKRIIEDLLTRGVDGIAVSPIDPANQTELLNTAAKRAKLITHDSDAPNADRLVYIGMDNYKAGRLCGDLVREAMPNGGTVMIFIGRLEQDNAKRRRQGTIDAILGRPENPNNFDPPSAQLEGGGYKILGTLTDQFDRAKGKANAEDALAKYPDLGCMVGLFAYNPPLMLEALAQSGKLGKVRVVAFDEDDATLAGIQKGSVHGTVVQNPYMYGYKSVEVLNEILKGNTGVVPAGKFMDIPARQIRKNNVDEFWADLKTKVGGGK; encoded by the coding sequence ATGAACCTCCCGAGACTGTTGCCCGCCGCCTTGTTGTCCGTCGCGCTCGCCGTCACCGCCTGCAAACAGGAGCCTGCGCCCGCGCCCGGGGCGCCGCCCGCGGCACAGCCAAACGCCGCCAAGCCCGCAAAGAAGTTCAAGGTCGCGTTCGTCTCCAACGGCGTCGCGTCGTTCTGGAACATCGCCGCGGTCGGCGTGAAGCACGCCGGCGAGAAGCTCGGCGTGGATGCGCAATCGCTCATGCCCGCCGAGGGCATCAGCGACCAGAAGCGCATCATCGAGGACCTGCTCACACGCGGCGTGGACGGCATCGCCGTCAGCCCGATCGATCCCGCGAACCAGACCGAGTTGCTCAACACCGCCGCCAAGCGCGCGAAGCTCATCACGCACGACTCCGACGCGCCCAACGCCGACCGTCTCGTTTACATCGGCATGGACAACTACAAGGCCGGCCGCCTCTGCGGCGACCTCGTGCGCGAGGCGATGCCCAACGGCGGCACGGTGATGATCTTCATCGGCCGGCTCGAACAGGACAATGCCAAGCGCCGCCGGCAGGGCACGATTGACGCCATCCTCGGCCGCCCGGAGAACCCGAACAACTTCGACCCGCCCTCGGCGCAACTCGAGGGCGGCGGCTACAAGATTCTCGGCACGCTCACGGACCAGTTTGACCGCGCGAAGGGCAAGGCCAATGCCGAGGACGCGCTCGCGAAGTATCCCGACCTCGGCTGCATGGTCGGCCTCTTCGCCTACAATCCGCCGCTCATGCTCGAGGCGCTCGCGCAGTCCGGCAAGCTCGGCAAGGTCAGGGTCGTCGCCTTCGACGAGGACGACGCCACGCTCGCGGGCATCCAGAAGGGCAGCGTCCACGGCACCGTCGTGCAGAACCCCTACATGTATGGCTACAAGTCCGTCGAAGTGCTGAACGAAATCCTCAAGGGCAACACCGGCGTCGTGCCGGCGGGCAAGTTCATGGACATCCCCGCGCGGCAGATCCGCAAGAACAACGTGGACGAGTTCTGGGCCGACTTGAAGACGAAGGTTGGCGGCGGGAAATGA
- a CDS encoding 3-oxoacyl-ACP reductase FabG, with translation MPNATNPFSLAGRVALVTGSSTGLGKAMAIALGRAGAKVALNYANNSARAEKSLGEFKSLGLQGALFQADVTSEDDVARMHADIARQLGPVDILVLNATCDQPQKPIELYDWAFFQRMVDFFIKSPFLLTRACLPHMKSQRWGRIINIGSEVVARGVPDFTAYVAAKGGQNGFHRSLAGELAPHGITVNMIAPGWIPVERHEKDPQSAKDGYRALIPAKRWGVPADLDGAVVFLASDAASFVTGQNLHVNGGMTVF, from the coding sequence ATGCCCAACGCAACCAACCCGTTCTCCCTCGCCGGCCGCGTGGCGCTCGTGACCGGCAGCAGCACCGGACTCGGCAAGGCCATGGCCATCGCGCTGGGCAGGGCCGGCGCGAAGGTCGCGCTCAATTACGCCAACAATTCCGCGCGCGCGGAGAAAAGCCTCGGCGAGTTCAAGTCGCTCGGGTTGCAAGGTGCGTTGTTTCAGGCCGACGTGACGAGCGAGGACGACGTGGCCCGGATGCACGCGGACATCGCGCGGCAGCTCGGCCCGGTGGACATCCTCGTCCTCAATGCCACGTGTGACCAGCCGCAGAAGCCCATCGAACTCTACGACTGGGCGTTTTTTCAGAGGATGGTGGACTTCTTCATCAAGAGCCCGTTCCTGCTCACGCGCGCATGCCTGCCGCACATGAAGTCGCAGCGATGGGGCCGCATCATCAACATCGGCTCGGAGGTCGTGGCGCGCGGCGTGCCGGACTTCACCGCCTACGTCGCGGCCAAGGGCGGGCAGAACGGCTTCCACCGCAGCCTCGCGGGCGAGCTCGCGCCGCACGGCATCACGGTGAACATGATCGCGCCGGGGTGGATTCCCGTGGAGCGCCACGAGAAGGACCCGCAATCCGCAAAGGACGGATACCGCGCGCTCATCCCCGCGAAGCGGTGGGGCGTGCCGGCGGACCTCGATGGCGCGGTGGTTTTCCTCGCGAGCGATGCCGCGTCATTCGTCACCGGGCAGAACCTCCACGTGAACGGCGGGATGACGGTGTTTTAG